AAGTAAGAGCAATAGAAGCAACTATCATAAAGAAACAGTGGGAAAAAGATGCATGTGTAGATAACCATCATGGTGAAATGGACTACTTTGGGACGGTGCCATCATGGTGCTCTGTCTTTCTTAACGATTCTTCATTGTTAATACAGTTTATGAAGATCCATGTATTAACAGCATCATATCTATTGTAAGTAAACCAGAGGATATTGAAGCATTGGCTTTTGAATCAATAGTTTCGCAAATAGAATACATCACCAGTCGTATAAAAATGATATTTGTTTTCACTCGGCTTTCATAACTTTATTATATATTTGGAGCCTTGTATTTCCCCCACTTTCGCTATTATCAAACCTTTCAGTAAGGCTTGGATTTTGGTATTCAATACATCTTTGGTAGCCTTGCAGAAAGCAGACAAATATGTCTTCTAGATGTTCCCGCTAATCCTCTAGTTCCTGCTATATTGTCTTCCAAGCTAAAAGATCATCAGGCTATAATTTAATGCAACCTTCCTCATGTGATGCCTATCAGATAAAAGCATGAAGTCTTTTATTCAGTAATCTAAACAGAATTCCCTAACTATATGCCAGAAATAGATTTTTGCGACCTTCTCAAATACGACTCCCAGATATAACTGATTTAGCAAGTTGCCATTAGTGAATGTAGATAGAGCATATCAATTTTTCCATTGGCACAGAAGTAGGCAAAGACCACCAACCTGAAAACATTTAAGAAACTAGGATTTTAGAGGTTTCCTCTTAACCATATAAAGGTGATCAAGTAACCACTTCAAAATGAAGATTATCAGAACACTTCACAAATGATATGTTCTATAGATTGTATCTTGGGTATTCAGCTATGAAGAACAAATTTGCATTGCTAAAAATTTCAATGTAGTGACTTCTCATGGAAACACCTTCACAGGACATATTGGATTTCAGGATGCAGTCCCTGCCAAACTTCCTGTCCAGGCAGCAACATAGCAATCCTTGTTATTCTGCATTAATTGATGATATGCAGTATTTGTAGCAATCTTACCTTCACGTGCACATGATCATAACTTATCTTTGACAGCCTTTCAAGGGAGTGGGTATAAATTCAATCTCATCTGCAATACTCTCCTTTAAGAAGAAAAATGTTCAAAAAGCCATCTTAAGTCATTTATTCTGCTATAGTTTTGATATTACTTAACACATCTATCATATTACAAGGTATTGATCTTCCATTCAAAGGTCTCCAATCAGCAAATTATCTTCCAATATCCTAATTCTCTATCCAAAGACAATGTGTAATGCATCATTAGTCAGACATGGATAGGGTTGCTGGATAGGATGGTAAATGCATAAAGCATGTAATATTAGCATTTCAGTTGACTATAAAATTAATCAAGCACTCATCCATCACCTTAATTCCTATGTCTAAAAGTTCTTCTTTACTGTTTTTCTTTCAAATGCTACTTGGGCAACTGTTCTAAATAAAAACCTTGACAAGATATTCGAATAACAACTTCCCAATGATTTAAAATTCTGCTGCTTTTGTACTGGTTAAATACTGACAAAAATTGGATTCCAAATATGTCCAATCACTGCATATTCAAAAGTAATAGAGAGTGTTCTACAAAGTCCTCCAGTAGGGGATTAGAGTATATGTTTCCGCTGGCTTCTATCATGCCCTTAATCCAATGCATAAATTACTCCACTTAAATTATTTGTATATCAATTTCTAACAAATTAATGGATAAGATGATTACATGAATATGGCTAGGTAAAATCAATGCAAAGAATTCATTATAGAATTCATACTGAATAATGGACGATATTAATGGATGCAAGGGAAAAAAAGATAAATCCACAAATATCGACTTGTTAACAACTCAAAGAAAGCATGTGCTACCGATACATAATTCTCATTTTCCTATGGGCAAAGTTTTTCATAATTTGGAGATTACTACATTGGCAGCCAATCAAATTCCATGCCATGCTTCATCTACATTTGACTCTTCATAAAGCAGAAGCTGCAGCCAGAAGATAGTACtctgcaaaaaaagaaaaaaaatactcaaTTTCagaaatataattattttacaaCTACTATAAACTTgtatttttaagtatatatTCTATCAAACATATTGGTTCACCAGTCAATGGTTCACAAGAAACTTATGTATTGCTAGTAATTCAGCTGGGTACCACATAATCATCAAATACTGGCGACCACTTTGTTAGTGACGGACCTTAACCACCATATAAACAACTGTTTGTAAAACAGTAGgcctttttcaaaaaattatagTAAAAATGCTGCGTGTTTTCTCGACTAATTGTTTGAACTTCAGATGCAAATAAAAGAGTGGACAGAAACTGTGAAGGACCTGACAATCCCCCTTACATTAGAGATTTTTCATGAAAACCAACATGTCATCAAATTCAGTTTCTAAAATCATgttaatacatacatacatgtattcACGAGTTCCTTTATCTATCAcacataatcaaaaattaaaatactaaaCATGTAAATTACGTGACCAAAatatgcatcatgccaaatatgTTTGAAGTATATGTAGTCTCTTTTAatttcccctttttcttttcaagtTATTACATAGCATAGATGAttccttttcttatttttttcactTTACATCTTTCCCCCCCTCTAAGACATAACATGAAAAATATATGGGTTTTGACTGTCATCTGAAGCAGGTTGAATTGTTCCAAAAAAATGCATGCTTAAAAGATGTAGATAAGGTCTGATCAACTTTTAGAAGCAATCATAGCCTCAAGCTAGAATGGTTGGAAACTCCGAAAGCCCATAAATTTACATACACTATCAGGGAAACTGTTATCACATATGGTTGATGCACCATTGTTTTGCAGCAGTTTGGTCCTGTGAAGTTTGTAGAGAAACAACATTTACCAGGACAGAAGTAAACTAAGAGTAAATTTTACTGTTATCACAAATGCCAACTTAGTTACTATGATTATAATGACATAATACGCAACAACATAGAACAACATTTCAGCAACCAAATGCTTTATTTGTTGTGATTCGCTtgcatatttttaattatatcaTGGAAGTGGTTCTTAATTTTATTGCGTATAATTCAATAGAATCATGAGTTATTTGTGAATAGCTCCACATCAGCCCTCACTGCAATTGCATTagttttcacaaaaataaaaaataaatgataagaGTTGAATTGATACATTTCTTGTAACACTTGgtgtgaggatccatgcgggcatatgtttagtcccacatcggttattcaccaaGGAGATCTTAGGTATTTATAGAGGactaaagaacccaaataataccttacgactagctattttgggtgagatcctgggttgttataaatggtatcaaagcaaaCTTGGCCTAtagcttatgtggactagggaacactACAGCACGGGTTAATGGAGGTTAACCACGGGTCTATCGTGGTgtatgtgattagatttgaatggatataAATTCTTAGCTTGACGAGGATGTCAGGGCTTAAAtggggagagtatgtgaggacccgtgcaagcgtgtatttagtcccacattggttattcgccgaggagatcttagatacttatacaggactaaggaacccaaataataccttccggctagccattttgggtgagatcttgggttgttacacttAGGCTTCCTTTTCTATAGAAAATTGATGGCAACCTCCCATCAACTTCCCTAGGTTCTTCCACATCTGCAACAAGCACCGAGATTTGATTTGGCAATAAGAATAAGAGTTGAATTGGTAGCTCCTTTGCCTGCAATACCAACCATGAACTTGGGCACTAGGGATCGTTCCATAAGATTGGGCCATAGGGAAGAGGAGAGCATGCACGAAGACATCAACTTGCATGAAATTACTGGTTAGAATTGTTAAACTTGTTGTTGATTCGTGCATGTGTTCATGGAGAAAATGATCCTATAATAGATTTCCATGGGTAAAATGTTGGTTGAGAGGAGCTGAAGTGCTATAGTTGGCTTCTTCACAGATTGTGCTCAAACTTGAGCCACATGTTGACAACAAAGGTCAAAATATTACTCTTTTTCTGCACAAAACTGCTATTATGTTTGAAAAATTTGCCATGGAATCTTGTTTAGAACTAGATACTTTCATAATACATAGAAGCCACAGTCTCCTAAATGTCTCACTATGTCCTTTTGCCTGTTCATATTTTACATTTAAGCATTTTATTCGTGCCAAGAATGATAGGAAACTTGCTTCCAGTTCAGTCGGActacaaaatttcaaatgctCTGGTCTAATAACAATGACATCAAAAATTGTTAATTACTCCCAGAAAGTGTAAACCATGAAGCCATAGGTCCATGAAGTATATCTACCACAAAGATGATGGTCGATTTTTCTCAAAGTGTTGCTTGTGTTGTTGCTCTTAAAACGATtaacataatcagcaagtcgACAATTAATTCTCATAATCATATCATTGTTGCCTCACATTATGGGCTCGGCAGATAGCAAGATATTGGCAtcaataaatttcaattcgtcaTACCCAGATTCAAATGAGGCCATGAACCAAAATAAACTTTCTTTTCTAAAGGGGAGGACCCCCGAGAGattcaagaagaaggaaaagcgcTTGGGTGAGAATAGAAATATTGGCTAGTCTCTGCTGGAATAACTAAAGCGTCTGCTATCGGGACAGCCAGCCCAGTCGGCATCGGAGAATGCAAAGAAGGTGGTTTTCGGTCCCGGAGTGCTTGTATAATGATCATTGCAAACCCAGGCCCAACCATTGCAAACCGCTCTCTACCAAAAGTTCAAATTATAACACATTCCAACGCGATCAAATCAAACCAACTAACGAGCATACATTTTGATTCAAACAACGAAACACAGTCCTTGTATAATGATCCATTAACTAAAAATCACTTCTTTAACAGcaaatctaattttttttttcacatttcCTCGCAGAGAAGGGAAAGGGGAAAAAGTTCCAAGAACCCTCAAAGTTACTAACCCTATATCCAGAAAAGGGTCGAAAACATCCAAGAAGCTAGCTTTGAGACATACCAAGAAGGGGGTCACCAGAGGTAGGCGGGAATCTTTATGCGGATGAAGAGCATGCTCATCATGTAGGCAACGACGATGGCAGAGATCCCGAAGGAGGCGAAGGAGATGCGGACGCTGCGGGCGCAGTTACGGTCGAGGGCGAGGTCCATGAGGATGACGCCGACGCCGCCAAGTACGAACATGAAGCCGGAGGAGAGGCCCTCGATGATGTACTGGCCGTTGACGCGGCCAGAGAGGAAGACGACGGGGCGGACGGCGCCGGTGGAGCGGTCCTGGGTGCTGCCGATACCAGGGGGCTCCACGATGACGTCGTAGACGAGGCCGGAGACAACGGCGAAGTAGGTGAGGAGGACTAGGGAGAAGATGGTCATCGGGGAGGGGAGGGCAGCTTCAGGCGGAGACGGGGCGGGCGGAGGAAGCCGAAGGGTAGGAAGCGGAGGAGGTGAAGGATCGGATCGATCGAGTCGAATTCCGACGGCGGGGACGCCGCCGATGCGGCGGCGCCGACGCTGGTGTGATCGGATATCGGTCGCATCTCTCGGACGACTCCGCCTCGTCCTCCGCGATGGGCTCCTGCTTTCTCTTGTTTCTGTTCTTGACTTTTTTTCTCCGCAGCTGGGTTTTCAGGGTCTGCGAACTTTCCCGGACGGGCTCCGGCTTAGCAATTGTGTCCTAACAGTTATATGGTTTTATGTAACGGTGTTATAACCGTTATAGCGGCTGCTTGATGGTTTCGGCCAGCTTTTTTGTTTTATTGGGATAAATAACGTAAAAAAAATAACGATTATTATTTTCTGTTATTTCGTATTATACCattataacataaaataatgattattatttttttgatacaataatgattaataaaaaaagattattATTTAGTCATACTttcttttaaataataataatatattcaaaattcaaattttctttaaaaacttttagaaaATTATTGTACTGtctaataaataatattattttatctatTAAAAAGTGAAGGAAAAGATAATAGCTTATTATCCATTATTTTCTGTTATAAAAACTGTTATTTAGTGATTCTTGTAATATTAAATTTCAAAGATGTTTTGGAGATAAATAACAGCAATTATAATTAGTATAGTATGTTATTTAAAATACTAtctataaattttataattaataaatatatttttaaagataAAGGAGGCAAGCAACATACCATGTCCAATCTTATCAAGGCTGAAATATAAGCTGCCCAAGCCTATACTCTTTAATTACGATTTTTGAAATGGGGACTAAAAAAAGGGCTAACGCAATCAAAATTGAATCGACGACATTTCATATATAAAATATGGGAGAGATCGTATTTTCCTAACTACATCCTTAGTGATGAAaaatatgaattaaaaaaataatgttcTAGTTATGATTTGCTTAATAAGGCATAGTTGGCATAGTATGCACTAACCTATTATTTTTTCCATAATTAGTAGCTCGAGGTAATTGCTATTCTATCGACCACGTCTGACATAGTGTCCTCCACTTCAGAGCCCATTTACACATGGCTCGGCTATCTAACATGGAACAAGCAACTAATTTTCTTGTGTGTTATTCTTGTATCTCTATCTTACGAAGAATTATAACAAATATGTTTATAGAAAATTCGAAGGCCACTAAAACAAGGTTATGCACGTTTCACCGTACTGGAAGTATGGATGACTGTGATTGATATAATTATAAAGGTTTGAGAAATGTTAGATACTCACGCCTATATTTCTCATACTTGGTGCTGCATTGCAAGGTTAGATcatagcaaatcaattatttcgctcatagaaaaaaatacttgtacaaaatttaaataaaataaaatattattttcaagtATGTAATACAATCTTATTACATACTTGATGCACGTTTCATTTTCCTCAAATGAACCTTCTAACTAATGTTTATatcctctctttcctctctaCCATTCTCCTCGCCTCTCATCTGTATTTCCTCTAGACTTAAAAGAATATACTCATCTACTCGTTATTAGCTAGTATCATTTTAGTTTGCTTATAATTCCTTTCATATTCATCGCAAGTATTTCCTTGTATGCTATCACTAATGAAAGGTGAAAGAGAGCTCACTCATCAATTATGAAAGTTTTcccgataaaaattataatattaattttaaaaagtcAACTGTAATGAACTCAAATTTTCTCCTAATAACCGATAAGATAACATTGCTATTTTTGTTGCATCTCCTCATTTATGTTGCaatgataaaattataaaatccaACCATAAAATCTTGATGGCCAACATTAAATGGAACCCTTTTTAATTTTCAACTATCTCAAAAGAATCAAGAAGGTGCATGAGGAATATGTTGCAGTGAAATCTGGATTAATAATTCTAGCTCTGCATGAAATAGCACTAATACCATTAACAAATTGCTCAGCTTTTCTAAGATTTGTTTGGTACTTTAGAAAATTTTGAGAGAGAAAGACGAAACTTATCCTAGGAAAAGGCAAGAActagtcaatttttttttaaaaaattattctatATAATATTAGTTTTTCCATGAGATAGAAAATTcagttttttccaaaaaaaaaattaatttccagAACTTTTTCCAAGCTTATCCTAAATATTTTTCAATTGATCATGCTTAGCCAATAGACAAATATACTCCCGTTTATTGCCAGTGCACTCCCTGATTTTCCATTCTTATTTTTCTGGTAGAAGCCTAGAAAGAGTGTATTTATTAAATATTGGGATATCTATATAAAAGCGTCAAAAACTGCAGGCTTCTTATGGAGCCGGGCCGACTTCTCCGATAAAGTAAATGGTCTTGATGGCTGTCGGCGTTACGGCCACTGCTTTCCTCCGAACCCCATTTCCACCGCTTCGCGCCCTCATATCCTCCACCGCTCGCCCCATCCGCTCCAAATTCCCCTCTCCATCCATTTTAGCTGCAAAGGTGTAGCCTTGAATcgctctctctcactcacttcATCTGTTATTCTTCACCTTGGTTGTTCTGTTCTTCGAGCAGATGGAGGCAGCGAGCCCAGCTGCGGATAAGATGGAGCAAGAAGCGAGAATTgatggagagaagaagaagaagatcttcGTCGCAGGGTCCACGGGCAAAACCGGGAAGAGGATCGTCGAGCAGCTGCTTTCGAAGGGGTTCGAAGTGCGGGCAGGTGCTCTTGATGTCGACAAGGCGAGAAGCAGCCTTCCCCAGGACCCCAATGTGCAGATTGTGAGTCTAAAACTACCAACTTTCGGAGTTTGTGGTGAAACTTCTGGTTGCTTCACATTTATGAGAAGatttctgattctaatattggGTGGGTGCGATTGGCAGGTGAAGGCAGATGTCACGGCGGGCTCGGACAGGTTGGTTGAAGCTATAGGTGATGCGGAGGCAGTGATTTGCGCTACGGGGTTTCGGCCTTCGTGGGATATCTTTGCTCCATGGAAGGTCAGTTCGCTGTTTGGTAAGCTTATACACCATCGATTCCCTTATAGTAATGTTCATGAGATGGTGTGCAAATCATTGATACTAATAGAGATGAATATAAAGAAGTGCAAAGGACACACCTTTTCTTTAGGGGGATGAAGTACCAAGCCGACCCTGTCAAACAAATATAGAGAACTCCTCTTCAACAAAAGGGTAATTAAAGCCTCTCTTACAATCAAGGTTTTAGTTTCGGGTTTCAAATTAGGATCAATAGAGATCAGTTTCACCCATAACTACTCTGAAACCGATCCTAGTTGTGGAGCATTTTTGtgctttatcagatttggctgtTTGGGTGATTTCCATTTTTTTCAGTCAAAACAAACTCGGTCCAGTGAAAACTGGCATATGTGAGGCATATCAACCTCAATTGTGAAGACCTTGccaatttttattttgttctttcaaTATTGATGTGAGATGAGAGATTCCAAGCTTCCTCATCGCTGGTAACTAGGACCTCTAGAGAATAATTTCACCAGATAAAACTCAAATTTTACAACTTTTAAGAATATTTGGGAACATCTGGTGTTAGATTTTAAAAAAGTTTTAGGGAAAGGTAAATCTTTTGATCGCAATTTTACATTGATCACCAtatctggttttttttttttttttttgcaataccATAGTTCAATTATCATGTATTAATAATAGAAATAGCAGATTACTTAAACTCAAACTGTATACATGGTAGTTGTTGTTGCATATCATAAAGTCCGCAAATTCAGTGACTGAATTATTATGAAAAGCTTGAGAAAGATGTAATGGACCATTAAAGAAGGAATTGAGGCTGTTTCCATGGGTGATGGAAGCCCATCTTGATTGATAACTATGCCTTTCTGTTCTATCGATGAAGAAAAGTAAACTTACCATAATTTCCTATCACATGAGTCGTTGCCCTGTTGTTTGCACTCCTTCCATCAGTGTCAAGAGAATAAATTAACATGTTCTCAAATTGGTGAGTGAAGCTTCTATTCTGTTGTTTCTTAGTGAGTCCATTATTGCTGTATCATGTCTGTTGCACCTCTTATCTCAAGAGGGCTATTACATGATTCTACCACTAGAACCTTGCTAAAGTTTTGGGGGTCTGTAAGAAGTGTTAAAAACTTGGGTGAGAATAGCAAGAGAATGCTTTGTCCTTCTTGTTGGTTTTCTTGAAAACCATGACCTGAATTGCCTCATGACCTCTGCAACTCCTTTGTCTTATTTTTTGCTTGAATGAATCAAATGGGCCTTTTTGAGCCTGTATTATGAGACATAAGGTTTAGCGGTAGAAAATGAAGGAATAGGACGATATATCATTCAACTGCTGCACATTTAGTACGCAGCTTCAAGCTTAACAAGAAGGCTGCGTGCCTTCTCATTATCACCATGGGATGTCGAATGGAAACAAGTTGATCAAAAAGTATGTTGAGTTTTGTTAAGATAATTGGTGATAGAAAGCTTATTGTTCTTGAAGATGTAAACCTTAATGGCAGAGGACTGGATCCATCAACGAGGCCTATCATTGTTTGACTACAATAGAGTGAAGAATAGGACCCCTTCAAGGGATGTGATTAGCTAGAGAAAGTTTGGTAGAGAAAGGTTTGCTGGGCATATTTGATAGAAAGAGGGATGTTACTTGCCATggaaaagaaataataatagGTTTTAGAGAAAGATGACGAAATAAAGTGAGCGAACAAACAAAAGAAGCAAGAGAAGGTGACATGTCGGATTATATATAACCTCCAAGATCCTTTTAAGCGAAAATATCCAACATACCTTATTTATATGGAAATTTTGTGGTAGCAACACATTAAAGACAAACAAATAAGTGAGAAAGATGAAGGGCATGAGAAAGAGGAATGAAGAAAATAGGATAAGTTTAAAGGAATAAATAGATGAACTGGATGAAGTTTGATTCAGATGAATCAAAAAGGTAAGGGAGGCAGCTGCTatgggtacttgtttgattagGTGAGTATTATTGGTGGATGTTTAAACTAAGGTAAGAAGAAGATGataagaagaaggaacaaaaggagaagagagaaaaggaaaaggtgATGACCACTTACGGTCAAGGGCTTACAGAATGGAGATAAATTAGTGACGGAATACCCAAAGGTTATTGGAAGCATTGGCTAGTCAAGTAAAGAAGTCTTTTTTGATCGATTGGATTCATGCGATTTAAATTATTCCTTAGAAGAGAGTAAATGTGGAAACTTTACAAGAGAGGAGAATGCTTGGTGGGAGAGGCAGGCTAGCTTATTAGGTTGGCCCTCTCTATTCTATGCTTTTGTGTGTATGGGGGATGGATTTGGACAATCCTCCTATGGGCCTGTTTGGATGACTGGGCTGAAAATCCTATAGGATTCGTGGATTCGTGGAGTGGACCGCCCAATCCtgtaggaagaaaaaaagacctCAGCCAATCCACGAATCctataggattttcagtccaatcATTCAAACAGATCCTAAGTTGAATACTCTATGAGGGTAGAATCAGTGTAGAATTTTACaagatctaaatttaaaaaatgatgTCACTAGTTGTTATATTAGCAAGACTATGTTACATTTGTGCTTGAAACATTCAAATGCATTTCTGGATCTGGAATCCAAGATCGGTCCGTGAGCTTAGACACGCCATCTGACATGCTTTTTTGGACTATGGTTTGGCTGCAGCATCATTATATTAGTGATGATATTCCCATAGCTGTTTTTCCTAGGCTAACCCCAGAAGCTTCATGAAAACAAGTTGTAGTGATTGAAAACTGTTCTGAAAGGCTATTGCAATATGTGGTTGGCTAGAGGATCACATAGTGCCTGTGTAGAAGGAGGGTGCTAAGCCAGACTCTTAGTCAGATAgtgttaaaaataataataataatgacacTTATATGAAAGTCATGCTTACTTTCTTatctctttgtttttcttctgtcATGTCTTCTTTCTTTGCCAGCAATGTGGTTTTGCTGGCCCATGATTGAGACCTTTTATCtggttgtttctttctttttcctactAGTTGTTTGTGAGTTCGTTTATTCACGTAATTAAGTACAATCAAGTATGCTCTTCATCAGGTCCTTAAATGTGcataaaatatatatcttttttcTCAAAGATATGATATGATTATGCCTGGCATGTTTTTTTGGTTTATGGttctgagttttttttttgttgtgtgTGTGTTTAGTACCGCAAGTTTGCATTTTCAATTTTTGGCAAATTTGCAAATTCTACTTTGTTCTATTCTTCAGGCATTATCTTCATATATTTGATTCAGTCTTCAGTAATTCGGAATAATTAATATGGCAGGTAGACAACTTTGGCACAGTGAACCTTGTAGAAGCATGCCGCAAGATCGGGGTTAACAGATTCATTCTTATCAGTTCCATTTTAGTAAATGGAGCTGCAATGGGCCAAATCTTTAATCCAGCTTACATAGTTTTGAATGTGTTTGGCCTTACTTTGATAGCAAAGCTACAGGCAGAGCAGTATATTAGGAAGTCTGGTATAAATTATACAATCATAAGGCCCGGAGGGTTAAGAAATGATCCCCCAACTGGAAATATAGTCATGGAACCAGAGGTAACTGTGTCCATATTTGTCctttcaattttattttgtattactcaagcattcattttcttcttttaatttgttgatctgttctttttttttttgccattcTTTGCAGGATACTCTTTACGAAGGTTCCATATCTAGAGATCAAGTTGCCGAAGTTGCCGTCGAAGCATTATTCTGCCAAGATTCTTTCTACAAGGTGGTGGAGATTGTTTCTCGCGTTGAAGCTCCAAAACGTTCATTAGAGGATCTGTTTAGGGCTATTAAACAACACTAATCTCGTCTTGAGGCATGATGTGGTATGTCTTGTGACATTCTTAAtctcttcctttttatttttttgctgacatgttttttccctcttttttcaaCTAAAGGATGGAAAGTTAAACCCACCCATTTCACATAAtggaattatatatttatgctaatctaggagagTCAAAAAGCATATTTGGTAATGACCTGGTACGTACTTGTTGATATAGTAATGCACCATCGAATAAACATGAGTTTCATCTGCTTCAAAAATAGCAGTCTTGCTTGCTAAAATCTTTATGCAGTCAAAAAGGCTAGCCTGTACATCATCAGTCTTAGAGATGCCGTTTTGGCATTAgagaatgctgaaccggccatGAATTTACACATTCAAGCCTTTGCATTCGAAGCACAGTGTTCTAAGTACAGAATTATTTACACCAGAAAATGAAGGAAGCAGCATATAGATTGgtgaaagaataaaaacaaccaTGCAAGCAGAGAAGCCTTGGCTGCAACCATAGCTGGTGCTGCCACTGTAGCCCAGCCAGTACTGCCACTTGCCATCATTGGCAATGGGGTGACTATCCAACTCTTCTGTTGTGGTAGCAGCTCGAGAATTGAGGAAGGCCAGACTTAGGATGCTGAAGACC
This is a stretch of genomic DNA from Phoenix dactylifera cultivar Barhee BC4 chromosome 9, palm_55x_up_171113_PBpolish2nd_filt_p, whole genome shotgun sequence. It encodes these proteins:
- the LOC103698844 gene encoding LOW QUALITY PROTEIN: putative oligosaccharyltransferase complex subunit CG9662 (The sequence of the model RefSeq protein was modified relative to this genomic sequence to represent the inferred CDS: inserted 1 base in 1 codon) — its product is MRPISDHTSVGAAASAASPPSEFDSIDPILHLLRFLPFGFLRPPRLRLKLPXPSPMTIFSLVLLTYFAVVSGLVYDVIVEPPGIGSTQDRSTGAVRPVVFLSGRVNGQYIIEGLSSGFMFVLGGVGVILMDLALDRNCARSVRISFASFGISAIVVAYMMSMLFIRIKIPAYLW
- the LOC103698545 gene encoding uncharacterized protein At2g34460, chloroplastic, encoding MVLMAVGVTATAFLRTPFPPLRALISSTARPIRSKFPSPSILAAKMEAASPAADKMEQEARIDGEKKKKIFVAGSTGKTGKRIVEQLLSKGFEVRAGALDVDKARSSLPQDPNVQIVKADVTAGSDRLVEAIGDAEAVICATGFRPSWDIFAPWKVDNFGTVNLVEACRKIGVNRFILISSILVNGAAMGQIFNPAYIVLNVFGLTLIAKLQAEQYIRKSGINYTIIRPGGLRNDPPTGNIVMEPEDTLYEGSISRDQVAEVAVEALFCQDSFYKVVEIVSRVEAPKRSLEDLFRAIKQH